The segment TCGAGCGAAACGCCGGGGAACTGCGCCAGCAGGCGGTTCAGCACGGCGCCGATGGCGGGCGTGAGGGTGACGGAGCTCGAATGCAGCAGGCGGATGATGCCTTGCTCGCCTTGTCCCACGTGACGCGCCTGGCGCACGGTTTCCTCGATGTCGTCGAGGATGCGCTTGGCCCGTTCATAGAACACCTGGCCCGCGGGCGTGAGCTCGATATGGCGCGCGTCGCGCGTGAGCAGCAGCGCCTGCACTTCGCCCTCGAGCTCCTTGATCTGCCGGCTCAGGGCCGACTGCGCGATGTACAATTTTTCCGCCGCGCGCGAGTAGCTGCCCGCATCGACGACTTCGACAAAGTAGCGGAACTGTCTGATGGAAATCAATCGTATGCCTTTTCGAGATCGGAGACTGCCTGATTTGATATTGGCCCGGTCCCGCCGTTCGCGCTACAGTGCCTGGTCTGCTGTCACTGCAAAGGAAAGGCCATGCTGGAATTGATCGGGGTGCTGGGACTGCTCGTCAGTATTATCGCAAAACTGATTTTCGTCCAGATCGGTGGGGCTGATGATGGTAAGGAGGATTGAGAGGGAATCAACCCAACAGCGTAAAGCTGGGGTCAGACCCGTCGGGTCTGACCCCGGATTGTCGCTAACATAGCCACGAAATTTTGCGGTGTCTCCACAGCTTGCAAGTGACAATTCAATGCTACATCATCCCACTCCGCCAACTGTCTGCCCGCACACTTGAGCGCCGCCTCGCGCGCCGTCCACGCTTGCGCCAGCGCCAATGGGCGCTGTGCGTCGGGGCAGGCTGCCAGTGCTTCGGCCACCTGCGGCCCCAGGTAATCGCGCGCCAGAGTGAACCAGTCGGCAATGTCCTGCACGCGCATCGCGTCGACGCCAACGGCGCCGTGCAGGTTGATGGCGGCCAGCGAGAGTCCTTCGTCATGGCTGAACGACAGGCCCGCAACGCCGCCGGGAAACAGCAAACGGGGCGGGGCGCCCGGCGTCGACGCCACCGAGATCGCCTCGGTGTCCAGCTTCAGCCATGTCGCCATCGCCTCGCGCACGGCGGCGCGGATGCGCAGGCGGGCTTCGGCGCGCGGCAGCACGGCGGCGATGCCGATCACCAGCACGCCGTCTCCTGACAAGAGCACCGTAAAAGCCATCAGCTGCGATCAGCTGCGCAAAGGCGCGGCCGGGCAGCCCGCCCAGTTGCTGCCGGCGGGGATGTGCTCGCCCTTCATCACCAGGGTCAGGGGACCCAGGCGCGCATTGTCGCCCACCTTGGCGCTGTACAGCACGGAGCTGCGCGGGCCCATGTAGACGCGCTGGCCGATGTCCACGTGGTCGATCTTCATCACGCGGTCTTCGAACAGATGCGTTTGCGGGCAGGTGAGGGCGTTCAATTCGCTGTAGTCGCCGATGTGCACGCAGTCGAATTCCGTGATGTCCGTCGTGTCCATGTAGACGCCGCGGCCGATCTTGCAGCCCAGCAGGCGGAAAGCCAGCGGCAGCCACGGCGTGCCGCGCAAATAGCGCATGAAGTTGGGCACGGCGATGCCTTCGTACAGATTGGTCACGCCTTCCGAAATCCACACGAACGGCGTCCACATGGGCGCCGCGTGCTTGCGGTAGCGTCCCAGCAGCAGCCACTTGAACAGCACGACCACTAAAAAATTGCCGATGCCGTAGGCCAGGCCGGCGATGGCCAGGTCGCCCACCACTTCGCCCCAGCGTCCGGCGCCCGCGATCGGCATCACGTCCAGCACCAGGGTATAGCCGACGGCGATCACCACGGCGTGCGGCGCGACGATGCGGAACGCTTCGATCAGGCTGCGGCCCAGGCGGCGCAGCAGCGACGGCTTGAAGGTCAGGTGCTCGGCAAAGCCGCTGACCTGTTCGCGCGCGGGCAAATGCATGGGCGGGGAACCGAGCCAGGTGTCGCCGCTGTGCATCTGTTCATTGCGCGGCGCATGCGTGTGCACGCCGATCAGCACGTGTTCGGGCAGCACGGTGCCGTCCGGGATATAGCTGCCGTTGCCGACGAAGCTGCGGTGCGAGACGACGGTGGGGCGCATGGTCATCCAGCCGCCGTCGATCTGCTCGTCGCCCAGCATGACGGCGTCGGCGATGAAGGTGTCGTCGCCCAGGGTCAGCATGTCGGGCACGACGCCCAGGGCCGTGGAAATCTCGGCGCCCTTGCCCACCTTGGCGCCCAGCAGGCGGTACCAGTAGGGCGCGTACACGGTGGCGTAGATGCCGTGCAGGACGTTCAAGCTCGATTCCTGGATATGGCTGACCAGCCATTTGGCGCAATAGATATTGCTGTGCACGGGCGAGCTGCCCGGCTTCAATCGGGGCAGCGCGCCCCAGCGGATGGCGGCCGACAGCAGGGCTGTCAGCACGATCAGCACGGCGCTGGCGGGGAAGGCCAGCAGGAAGTAGCGGGCCAGCTGGGTCGTCACGTCGCGTCCCTGCAGCCACGGCATCATTTCGCGTTCGTCGAACCAGTCGATCAGCACGAAGCTGGGGAAGACGGGCATGAAGAACAGCACGGCGATCAAGACCATGCCGAAGCAGAAGAACAGGGTTTCCCCGGTCAGGCGCAGGCGCGAGACGGCGGGCCGCGGCGGGTGGCTGGCTGGGTCGAAGGCGCCTGCGTCGCGCGCGGGAGAGCCCGTGTACACGCGCCCGGCCGGCACCGCCGCGCCATCGGCCAGCGCCGATTGTCCTTCCAGGTGACCGAAGGCGCCCACCGTGGTATTGCCTTCCATGATGGCGTAAGAGCTGATGCAGGCATCGTCGCCGATGCTGATCCGGCCCAGCAGCAAACGGCCCCGTTCGACCCGGGCGTTTTCAAAGTTGACGGCATTGCCCACGCTGACGTTGTCGCCGATGGACAGCAGGTCGGGCGCGCGCAGGGTCATCGAACCGATGACGACTTCCTTGCCCACTTTCGCGCCCAGCGCGCGCAACCACCAGCTATTCAGGGACGAGCCGCTGAGCAGGTAGGCGGGCGCCGATTCGACCAGACGGTCGGCCAGCCACCAGCGGTAGTAGGTGACGCCCCACAGCGGATAGCTGCCCGGCTTCAAACGTCCGGCGATCAGCCACTTGCCGGCAATCGCGATGGCAAATTCGGCCAGGGTCGCCAGCAGGAAGACGCCGATCGAGGCGGCGATGGCGCGCGGCACGGTATCGCCCGTGTCGCCCGTGAAGAAGTGGTAGGTGAAGAACGGCGCCATCCACTGCGCCATGCGCAGGGTGACGAGGCCAGGCACGGCCGCCGCCTGCGCCGCGCCGCAGATCCAGCGTTTCAGGGTGGACGGCGGCGTCCAGTCAGCTTCCGGCGTGGCCAGCGCGGGCGCCTCGTTCAGCACGGCGGCGATCTTGCCGATCTGCCGGTTCTGGTAAATGTCGCGCACCGTCATGTGGGCGTAGGCCGGATCGGCGCGCAGGGCCGACGCCAGGCGGGCGGCCAGGAAGGAATGGCCACCGAGGTCGCTGAAAAAATCCAGCTGGCGCACAATCGCCTGGCCCGGGAACAGCTTGGCCAGCGCCGCGAACAGGGCCGCTTCGGCCGGCGTTTCCGGCACGTCCGATTCACCCGCTTCCCCAGGCGGCGGCGCTGACAGGGGCATGGCCTTCAGCGCCTTCCTGTCGATTTTTCCGGAAGTGAGGCGCGGCATCAGCGGTAGCAATTCAAAACGGCCCGGCACCATATACGGCGGCAAGTGCAGGTTCAATGCCGCGCGCAGGGTTTTCGCGGCCAGGGCGTCGGCCGGCGCATCGTCGCTGCCGACGATGTAGGCCACCAGCTGGTCGATGCCGTCATCCTTGCGCAGCAGGACGGCCACCGTGCCCACGCCCGGTTGCTGCGCCAGCACGGCTTCGATCTCGCCCAGTTCCACGCGGAAGCCGCGTATCTTGACCTGGTCGTCGGCGCGGCCCAGGCACAGCACCTGGCCATCAGGATCGATGCGGGCCAGGTCGCCCGTGCGGTACAGGCGCGCGTCGTCGGGGCCCGTGCTCCAGGGATTGGGCAGGAATTTTTCCACCGTCAGGTCGGGCCGGCCCAGGTAGCCCTCGGCCAGGCCGGGGCCGATGATGCACAGCTCGCCCGTCTCGCCGCGCGCCAGCAAAGTCAAGGGACGGTTTTCTCCCGGCTCGGCCACTTGCAGCACCAGCAAGCCGTAGTTGGGCAGCGGCGTGCCGATGGTCACCGGTTCGCCGGGCCGCAGGCGCGCCAGGCTGCACGAGACGGTCGCTTCCGTGGGGCCATAGGTGTTGAACATGGCGCGGCCCGGACGCGACCAACGCTCGACGAGCGACTCCGGGCACATCTCGCCGCCAAGGTTGATCAGGCGCAGGCTCGGTACTTCCTCGGCGAACAGGGCCAGCAAGGTCGGCACGGCGTGCAGAACGGTGACCTGCTGGTCGGCCAGCGCGCGCGGCAGCGCTTCCGGGTCGCCCGAAATCTCCTTGGGCCCCAGCCACAGGGTGGCGCCCACCAGGTAGGCGATCCAGATTTCCTCGAACGACATGTCGAAGGCGACGGAAAAGCCCTGGTAGACGGTGTCGGACTGCGTTACTTCCAGCACGGCGTTTTCGCTGCGCAGGAAGTGGCAGATGCTGCGCTGATTGATCAATATGCCCTTCGGCTTGCCCGTGGAGCCGGACGTGTAGATCACGTAGGCCGGGTGTTCGGGCAGCACGGTGGCGCGCGCTGGCAGCACTTCGCCCGACGCGGCGGGGGCCAGCAGGCTTTCCGCCGTCCACACGGGGCGGCCGAGTCCTGCTTCTTCCAGGCGCGGCGCGAACTGCGCGCAGCTGACGACACCAAAGCCATTCGCGTCATCGAGGCACACCTGCAGGCGCTCGACGGGCGTATCTTCATCGACGGGCAGCCAGGCGGCGCCCGCCTTGGCGATGGCCGCCTGCATCAGCAGCAGAGGGGCGCCGCGCGGCAGCCACAGGCCCACGATGTCGCCGGGCTTGACGCCGGCCGCCACCAGGCGTGACGCGGCCAATCCCGCCTGCGCATCGAGCTGCGCATACGTGATGCGGCGCGCGCCGTCGATCAGGGCGATTTGCTGCGGACAGCGGCGCGCCGTCGCTTCCAGCAGGTCGGCCAGTACTTCCTCGCGCAGCAGATCCGGTCGCGGCGGGCCGTACAGGATGTCGGCGTGGGTGGAAGGGATGCCTGGACTGACTGCGGTGAAATCGTTCATGGATGACGCTTATCTGTAATGCTGTAGGAGGAATCTAAAGGGCTGCGCGTGGTGTGCGGCACAGTTGATACATTACAGCACGCAAGACATTTCAGCGTTGCAGAACGGGGAATTTTGGGGCGCTTTCCAAAATTATGTGCTTGCAGGATCAATTGCCATGGTTACGGAATGTAAAACGGGGAAACATGGCGCCGATTTGCGCCAGAACAGGCGCCGATGGATAGCCGTGCATGGGGCGGCCGGACAGCGCCGCATCCGCGCAGCCTTCGGCGCGGAATTGCTGCAGGACGTAGTTGTCGACGCCCTTGGCGGCCAGGGTGGCGGCCAGGGCCAGCAGCTGCTCGTCCGGCAGCAGGTCCGGGTGGGCGGTGGTGCGGCACTCGTAGGCGACGCCGCTGGCGAGGATGGCGTCCAGGCAGGCGCGCGCCGGGTCGCCGCTGCCGGCCACGCGGGTCACATGACGATAGTCGGCAAACGGCGCCTTGATGTCGAAACCGACCCAGTCGACCAGCGGCAGCACTTCCTGCAGGCGCTGCGGATAGATGCAGGCCGTGTGCAGGCCGACGCCGAAACCCAGCTCCCTCACGTCCCGCATGGCGCGCGCCAGCGCCGGGTCCATGCACGCTTCGCCGCCGCTGAAGACGACGGCGTCGACCAGGCCCGTTCGGCGGCGCAGCCAGGTCAGGACGTCCTGCCAGGGCATGGCGCCTTCCGGCGTGCGCGCCTGCAAATGCGGATTGTGGCAATAGCCGCAACGCCAGGGGCAGCCCTGCACGAACACCACGGCCGCCAGCTTGCCCGGGTAGTCGGTGGCGGAAAAGGGCGTCAGGCCGCCCACTTTCAGTTCAGCCGCCATGGCAGGCGGGCTGGCCCACGCGGGCGCTCGCTTCCGTAAAATACTGGCGCTCGTGGAATTCGCCCTGCTTGCCGATGTTGAACGAGGCGACGGGGCGGTGGTAGCCCATCACGCGCGTCCAGATTTCGCAGCGCTGGCGTTCCGTGTCGAGCAGGGTGATGGCGGGAGTGAAGTCGGGACGTGCGTTCATGGCGTTTCCTTGAGTGGGTGAGCGAGATCGGACTGCTTGCGGGCGATCAGTTCCGCGTCGCAGGTGGGACAGAATTCATGTTTGCCGGCCAGGTAGCCGTGGCGCGGGCAGATGGAAAACGTGGGCGTGACGGTGATGTAGGGCAGCGAGAAACGGCTCAGCGCGCGCTTCACCAGTTCGCGGCAGGCGTTGGCGTCCGACAGCGCTTCCGTCATGTACAGGTGCAGCACCGTGCCGCCCGTGTACTTGCGCTGCAGCGTATCCTGCAATTCCAGTGCCTCGAACGGATCGTCCGTATGGCCGACGGGCAGTTGCGACGAGTTCGTGTAATACGGATTGTCGACGGTGCCGGCCTGCAGGATGGCGGGATAGCGCTTGCGGTCTTCGCGGGCGAAGCGGTAGGTCGTGCCTTCGGCCGGCGTCGCTTCCAGGTTGTACATATGGCCCGTCTCTTCCTGGAATTGCAGCATGCGCGCACGCACGTGGTCGAGCAGGCGCACGGCCAGCGCATGGCCTTCCTGTGTCGTGATGTCGTCAGCGTCGCCGCTGAAATTGCGGATCATCTCGTTGATGCCGTTCACGCCCAGGGTGGAAAAGTGATTGCGCAAGGTGCCCAGATAGCGTTTCGTGTACGGGAACAGACCTTGCTGCATCAGTTCCTCGATGGTGCGGCGCTTGATTTCCAGGCTGGTCTTGCCCAGCTCCAGCAGGCGGTCCAGGTCGGCCATCAAGGCTGGCTCGTCGCCGCGCCACAAGTGGCCCAGGCGCGCGCAGTTGATGGTGACTACGCCCAGGGAACCCGTCTGCTCGGCGGAACCGAACAGGCCATTGCCCCGTTTGAGCAGTTCGCGCAAGTCCAGCTGCAATCGGCAGCACATGGAACGTATCATGTTCGGCTTGAGTTCCGAATTGATGAAATTCTGGAAGTAGGGCAGGCCGTAGCGGGCCGTCATTTCGAACAGGCGCTCCGCGTTCTCGCTGTGCCAGTCGAAATCCTCGGTGATGTTGTAGGTGGGGATGGGGAAGGTAAATACGCGTCCCTTGGCGTCGCCCGCCATCATGATCTCGATGTAGGCGCGGTTGATCATGTCCATTTCCGCCTGCAGATCGCCATAGCTGAAGTCCATTTCCTGGCCGGCGATGACGGGAATCTGTTCGCGCAGGTCGTCCGGGCAGACCCAGTCGAAAGTCAGGTTGGTGAACGGCGTCTGTGTGCCCCAGCGCGATGGGACGTTGAGGTTGAAGATCAGTTCCTGCATGTACTGGCGCACGTCTTCGTAGCGCAGGCTGTCCTTGCGGATGTAGGGCGCCATGTAGGTGTCGAAGGAGCTGAACGCCTGCGCGCCGGCCCACTCGTTTTGCAGGGTGCCGAGGAAATTGACGATCTGGCCGATGGCGCTCGACATGTGCTTGGGCGGGCCCGATTCGATCTTGCCCGGCACGCCATTCAAGCCTTCGTGCAGCAAGGTGCGCAGCGACCAGCCGGCGCAATAGCCGGCCAGCATGTCGAGGTCGTGGATATGCAGCGCCGCTTCGCGGTGCGCCGCGCCCACTTCGGGCGGATACACCTGGTCCAGCCAGTAGTTGGCGATGACCTTGCCCGATACATTGAGTATCAGGCCGCCCAGCGAGTAACCCTGGTTGGCGTTGGCGTTGACACGCCAGTCGCGCCGGTCCAGGTATTCATTGATGGACGCAGCGACGTCGACCTGGCCGCGTGTTGGGGAAACTGCATTTGTCGTCATGAAACCTCCAATAAACACAACATGCGGTGTTTTTATGGAGATTAATTACTAAATATAGTGGCGTCAAAGGGCGCGTGCAGTTGCGTGAGGAATCCTTGATGCAGGTGAAAAAAGCGGCCGCTGTTTACTTTTTCGCGCCGCCCTGGCGCAGGAGGAAGCCGCTCAGGCCAAGGTAAGCGGCGCCGCAGACGGCGATGCTGATGACGGAGGCGGGCAGCACGTGCGCCCAGATTTCCCGCGCCGAGAAGGTGCTCCAGCTGGCCACGCGCGCGTCGAACGTGACGTAGTTGGCCAGCAGCCAGTAGACGGCCAGCAGGCCCGTGCAGATGGCGGCCTGGCGCAGCACGGGCATGGCGCGGCGCGCGAAGACGGCCTGCAGGAACAGCAGCAGCACGCCCGGATACGCGCCCAGCACTTCGGGCGACAGCACGGAGAGCGTTTCTTCGACATGGCCGTCGGCGGGGGCGGCCCACTGCACCTGCAGCACGGTGAGGAACAGGGTGAGCAAAAAAATCAGCAGCGGTTTGCGGGGCATGGCGGGCAATCGGTGAGGGAGAAAAGTGGGGCATTTTACAGCCAGGTCAAGCAAGTTGAACGCGCGCCAGCCATGCATGCATTCCTTCACCTGCGTCAAGGACTGGGCGGCGGGGGCGGGGCTATAGTCTGCACCCTGAGCCGATACAGGACTGTGAACATCATGATGCTTGAATCAACCACCGCCACCCGCGTGGCCGGACCGCTGGAACTGGTCTGCCCCGCCGGCAGCCTGCCTGCCCTGAAAGCGGCCATCGACAACGGTGCCGACACCGTCTACCTGGGTTTTCGCGACGCCACCAATGCGCGCAATTTCGCCGGCCTCAATTTCGACGAGAAGGCCATCGCCGAGGGCGTGCGCTACGCCCATCAATATGGACGCAAGGTGCTGCTGGCGCTGAATACCTATCCGCAGCCGCACAACTGGGCCGTGTGGCGCAGCGCCATCGACCGCGCCGCGCAGGCCGGCATCGACGCCATGATCGTCGCCGATCCGGGCCTGATGGCCTACGCGGCCCAGCACCACCCGCAGCTGCGGCTGCACCTGTCCGTGCAGGGTTCGGCCACCAACTATGAAGCCATCAATTTTTACCATGAACACTTCGGCATCGCCCGCGCCGTGCTGCCGCGCGTGCTGTCGATGGCGCAGGTCGAGCAATTGATCAGCAAGACGGAAGTCGAGATCGAAGTCTTCGGCTTCGGCAGCCTGTGCGTGATGGTCGAAGGGCGCTGCGCGCTGTCGTCGTACGCGACGGGCGAGGCGCCGAACACGCACGGCGTGTGCTCGCCGGCGAAATCCGTGCGCTGGCTGGAAACGCCGAACGGCCTCGAATCGCGCCTGAACGGCGTGCTGATCGACCGCTACGCACCGGGCGAAAACGCCAGCTATCCCACCCTGTGCAAGGGGCGTTTCGAAGTCAACGACGAAGAGTATTACGCGATCGAGGAGCCGGCCAGCCTGAACACGCTGGCGCTGCTGCCGCAGCTGATCGCCATGGGCGTGCGCGCCGTGAAGATCGAAGGACGCCAGCGCAGCCCCGCCTACGTGGCGCAGGTCACGCGCGTGTGGCGCGAAGCGATCGACGCCTGCCGTGAAGGCAATGCGCGCTACGCCGTCAAGCCGGCCTGGATGGCGTCCATGGACAAGCTGGCCGAGGGCCAGCAGCACACTTTGGGTGCCTACCATAGATCTTGGAAATAGCAAAACCTACTGCGCGTCCCGGGGCGTGGCCTGCGATGCTCGCTGTGCTCTAGCACAGCTGCGCTTCTCGGCCTCGCCGCGAACCGCTCGCTACGGTTTTGCAACTTAAAAAATAATGGAACAGACATGTTAAAACTCTCTTTGGGCCCCTTGCTGTACTACTGGCCGCGCGCCACCGTCTTCGAGTTTTACCAGCGGATCGCGGCGACCGCCGTCGATATCGTCTACCTGGGCGAAACCGTCTGCTCGCGCCGGCATGAGCTGCGCCTGGCCGACTGGCTCGATATCGCCGACATGCTGGCCGCCGCCGGCAAGGAAGTGGTGCTGTCGACGCAGGCGCTGATCGAGGCGGGCGCGGAACTGGCGACCCTGCGCCGCATCACGGGCAATGGCCGCTACGGCGTCGAGGCCAATGACATGGGCGCCGTGCACTGCATGGAAAAGGGCGCGTCCTTCGTTGCCGGTCCCCATCTGAACCTGTTCAATGGCCCCAGCCTGCAACTGCTGGCACGCCTGGGTGCGCGGCGCTGGGTGATGCCGCTGGAAATGGGGCAGACGGCGCTGGCCGAGATGCAGCGCCAGAAACCGGAAGGGCTGGAGACGGAAGTCTTCGCCTATGGCCGCATGCCGCTGGCGTTTTCCGCGCGCTGCTTCACGGCGCGCAACCGCAACCTGCCGAAGGATGATTGCGGCTACAGCTGCCTGGAAGAGCCGGACGGCCTGCTGCTGCGCACGCGCGACGAAGTGCCGTTCCTCGTGCTCAACGGCACGCAGACGCAGTCGGCCCTCGTCTACAACCTGGTGCGCGAACTCGACGCCATGCGCGACATGGGCGTGTCGGTGGCGCGCATCAGCCCGCAATCCATGCATACGGAACAAGTCATCGCCATCTTCGACCGCGCCCGCCGCGGCCAGGTCAGCGGCATCGGCGCGCAGGCGCAGCTGGCGGCCTGCCAGCCGGCCGGCGCCTGCGACGGCTACTGGCACGGCCAGCCCGGCATGGAACAGCACGCCGCCCATTGAACGCATCGAAAGGAAATACATGCAAGATCAACTGGAAAGATTGCCCGTCCCGGCCAAGCCCCCCATGAGCAAGCCGGCCATGTCGTACCGGCTGCCCGAACCGCTGGCCGAACTGCTGTCCAAGCTGCCGCCGTATCCCGCCTCCTGGCTGTTCGTGCAGGGCTTGAACCGCCTGCTGGCGCCGCAATTGCCCGACGACGTGCGCTGCAGCCTGGAAGGGCGCAGCCTGCGCTTGCGTCTGCTGGACGCGGGCATCGCCTTCGATTTCGAGTGGCAGGGCACGGTGTTCGTGGCCGAGCGCTATGTGGACGTGCCGGACCTGTGCATCGCCGCCAGCGTGCATGACTTGATGCTGCTGGCGCGGCGCCAGGAAGATCCGGACACGCTATTCTTCAGCCGCCGTTTGAGCCTGGAAGGCGATACGGAACTGGGCTTGCTGTTCAAGAATACGCTCGACGCCATCGAGCTGCCGCCGTTCGACCTGCAGGCGCTGGGACCGCGCCGCGTGCTGGCGCATCTGCGCGACCGGGGCGCGCGGGGAGGGTAGGCGCAAAGCTGGCGGCGTTCAGTGGCGTTCAAAGGCGGCAGTGGCCGCAGGCGCCGCTGCACGAGGCCAGCTGTACTTCATCCGTCGCTTCGCCCATGAAGCCGGCGTCGTTGACGGCGGCCAGCAGGCGTTCCTGCGTGGCCAGCTTTTCGTCGAATTGCACGGTGGCGCCGTGGCGCGCCAGCGAGACGCAGACGGTGGCCACGCCCGTGACGGCTTCGAGCGCGCCCGTCAGCCTGTCGGCGCAGCCTTCGTGATCCATTCCGATGATATTCAAGCGTGCTGTCTGCATGGGTTCCTCTTGTTTTTCAGATAAAAAAACAGCGTAGGCGAGGGGCGCGCATGCCGTCCAGAGCAGCACGCAAGATTTATTTTCTATTTGCGGTTTTATTGATCTGGATTAATTCCGACCCCTGCTGGCCAGCCTGATAGTGCTGTTGTTTTGTACACAGTTACCGTATTCCAGTCGACAAGCGCGCTCTGCTGCGCGATACTGTCATTCTGATAAGAACGCTGGAAAGCGCTGGAAAGGAGGGCCCATGCAGCGCCGCCCCCTGCTCAAGCTTGCCGCCCTGTGGCCGTTCGGCGTGGCGGCCGCCGGCACCTCGTCGCCGCTGCCGCTCGTGTATCCGCGCCACCAGGCGTTCGATGATCCGCAGCAAGGTTACGTGACGGCCTTGCTGCGACAGGCGCTGGCCCGTTCGGGCCAGGCCTATGTCTTGCGCCGCTCCGAATTGCGCATGGTGCAGACGCGCGCCATGCAGGAAATCGCCATGGGGTCGGGCAGCGTCGATGTCGTCTGGACGATGACGAGCCGCGCGCGCGAAACGCAGTTGCTGCCGGTACGCATCCCCATCGACCGCGGCCTGATCGGCTGGCGAGTGGCCCTGATCCACGCGCGCCAGCCGCAGTTGCTGCGCGATGTGCGCAGCATCGCCGCGCTGGCGCGGCTGTCGGCCGGCCAGATGCGCGACTGGCCCGACTCCGTCATCCTGCAGGCGAACGGCTTGCGCCTCGATACCTCGAGCACTTATGAAGGCCTGTTCCAGCAACTGGCGGCGGGGCGCATCGACTACTTTCCCCGTTCCGTGATCGAGGCACAAAGCGAGCTGGCCAGCCACGCGCAATTGCCGCTGGCGCTGGACACCCACCTGGTCATCCGCTACCCGGCCGCACTGTACTTTTTTGTCGGCAAGCACCGGCCGGAACTGGCGCGTCACATTGAAACGGGACTGGAATCCATGCTGGCCGACGGCAGCTTCGCGCGGCTGTTCCAGCGCCATTTCGGCCGCCTCGCCGATGGCTTGCAACTGTCCCGGCGCCATGTGCTGGAACTGGCCAATCCGGACTTGCCGGAAGAGACGCCGTTGGCGCGCAAGGCACTTTGGTATCGTCCAAAAAATTACTAATAGTTTTATTGATCAGTGTCAAACAGCTGCTTCAATCGTGCGCACGATGTTTGACGAAACGCAAAGCGAGTTCAACAGAACACCTGTTGACACTTATTAAATTTTCACCGAACATAATTCCACGTTGCAACACTTTGCAAACCTTTCCCAGCACAAGCGTTTACCGCAGGTGTCGTGCGGGATCCGTACGCCCGTTCAACAGCCAGCCGCCGCCAGCCGCCGAACGCGCTGTTCCCTTGTAACCATCCGTTATCTTTTCGAAGGTTTGCCCATGCTCGAGTCGATCACGTCGGTATTGCACCAGGTGCCGGAACTGGCCCTGTTCCTGGCGCTGGCGTTGGGCTATGCGGTAGGGCAGATACGCTTCGGCCCCATCCAGCTGGGCGGCGTGTGCGGCACCCTGATCGCCGCGCTGCTGATCGGCCAGCTGGGCATCACCCTGGACGCCAGCGTCAAGAACGTCTTTTTCATGCTGTTCATCTTTGCCCTCGGCTATGCGGGCGGTCCCCAGTTCTTTGCCAACCTCAATGCCAAGGGTTTGCGCCTGGGTTTGCTGTGCCTGATCGAAGTGGTGGTGGTGCTGGCGCTGGTGCTGCTGGCCACGCGTTTCCTGGGCCTGGACCAGGGCACGGCGGCCGGCATGATGGCGGGCGCGGCGACGGAATCGGCCGTCGTCGGTACGGCCACGGACGCCATCTCGAAACTGGCGCTGCCGGCCGCCCGCATCGCCGAGCTGCAGGCCAACGTCGTCACCGCGTATTCCATCACGTACATTTTCGGCCTGATCGCCATCGTCATCGTCACCAGCCAGATTTTCCCGCTCCTGTTGCGCGTCAACCTGCGCGAGGAAGCCGATAAATTGTGGACGCAGATGGGTGGCGCGCAGACCGGTGGCGACGGTGCGCAGGCCGCGCCGGACATGGTGGGCCGCGCCTATCGCATCAGCCGTGGCGCGGGACGCCGTCTCGACGCCTTGCAGCATATTTTCGCGGGCCGCGCCAGCATCACGCGCGTGCGCCGGCATGGCAAGGTATTGCCCTTGGAACCCGCGCTGCGCCTGCGCAACAACGACGAGGTGCTGGTGATCGGCCACCGTCCCGCGCTGGTGGCGGCCGAAGCCATCCTGGGCGAGGAATTTGCCGACACGACGGGCTTGAACATGGCGGTTTCCGCCGTCGAAG is part of the Janthinobacterium sp. 67 genome and harbors:
- the aspT gene encoding aspartate-alanine antiporter — encoded protein: MLESITSVLHQVPELALFLALALGYAVGQIRFGPIQLGGVCGTLIAALLIGQLGITLDASVKNVFFMLFIFALGYAGGPQFFANLNAKGLRLGLLCLIEVVVVLALVLLATRFLGLDQGTAAGMMAGAATESAVVGTATDAISKLALPAARIAELQANVVTAYSITYIFGLIAIVIVTSQIFPLLLRVNLREEADKLWTQMGGAQTGGDGAQAAPDMVGRAYRISRGAGRRLDALQHIFAGRASITRVRRHGKVLPLEPALRLRNNDEVLVIGHRPALVAAEAILGEEFADTTGLNMAVSAVEVVLQQAALVGQPLRQLALPSGVHVASVLRGEHSMPPLPDLALQRDDVLRLYGTTQGRELNTALAAIGKRVPTGDRSNIVYASIGIVLGVVIGGFSAKLGGIPFSLGTGGGALLTGLVFGWYQARKPGMPGIHPSALDMMKDIGLATFIACVGLASGPQAIDLIRQYGLSLPLMGVLIAVIPASLSLLVGHFFLKLEAPVLLGAIAGQQCSTPALSAVQNAAGNSTPLLGYTITYAISNVVLPLLGPLIVALAGSVHA